Proteins from one Candidatus Bathyarchaeota archaeon genomic window:
- a CDS encoding radical SAM protein, with product MIKQTKSICPECLTVLDATIYKKDNKVYIEKTCPKHGKYNELYWSDYDQYIRAEKYRKEGGGLNNPHTKTVKGCPQDCGICPNHKSHTGLAIIDITNRCNLRCPVCFANAAAAGYVYEPTKQQIQEMLQNLRQNSPIPATALQFSGGEPTIRKDLPELVKMAKDLGFRHVEINTNGIRLAQSVEYCKTLDEAGVSTVYLQFDGLTDDIYKFTRGVDLLETKMKAIENCREAGLNSIVLVVTLIKGVNDHQLGDIIRFAVENFDVIRCINVQPISLCGRLPEEERKKMRITIPDFMRLCEEQTDGKIKADDFYPVPTVVPIAQAIGAIKHKHYVEFTAHPHCGMATYLFIENGEITPITRYGNVDKFVKTMEKIYEEAQKGHETRAKMRLIAALRHVKLGMLRKYLLPVLKSGSYESLGELQRKTILLSSMHFMDPYNFDLERVQSCCIHYAVPDGRIIPFCTMNSIHRPEIEKQLGVPLSQWQKEHKQKIATVA from the coding sequence ATAATCAAACAAACCAAAAGCATATGCCCCGAATGCCTCACAGTTCTAGACGCCACCATATACAAAAAAGACAACAAAGTCTACATAGAAAAAACTTGCCCAAAACACGGCAAATACAACGAACTCTACTGGAGCGACTACGACCAATATATACGCGCAGAAAAATACCGAAAAGAAGGAGGAGGCCTAAACAACCCGCACACCAAAACAGTAAAAGGCTGCCCCCAAGACTGCGGTATCTGCCCAAATCACAAAAGCCACACGGGTCTAGCCATAATCGACATCACAAACCGCTGCAACCTTAGATGCCCCGTATGTTTCGCCAACGCTGCTGCAGCAGGATACGTTTACGAACCTACAAAACAGCAAATTCAAGAGATGCTTCAAAACCTACGCCAAAACAGCCCCATCCCCGCCACTGCACTGCAATTCAGCGGCGGCGAGCCCACAATTCGCAAAGATTTGCCAGAACTAGTTAAAATGGCTAAAGACTTGGGATTCCGTCACGTGGAAATCAACACCAATGGCATACGCCTCGCCCAAAGCGTAGAATACTGCAAAACCCTCGACGAAGCAGGCGTAAGCACTGTTTACTTGCAATTTGACGGCTTAACTGATGATATTTACAAGTTCACCCGCGGTGTCGACCTCCTAGAAACAAAGATGAAAGCTATTGAAAACTGTCGAGAAGCAGGCCTTAACAGCATCGTACTAGTCGTGACACTAATCAAAGGAGTAAACGACCATCAACTCGGAGACATTATACGCTTCGCCGTCGAAAACTTCGACGTAATACGATGCATAAACGTCCAACCAATAAGCCTATGCGGACGCTTACCAGAAGAAGAAAGAAAAAAGATGCGCATCACCATACCCGACTTCATGCGTCTGTGCGAAGAACAAACAGATGGAAAAATAAAAGCAGACGACTTCTACCCCGTTCCAACAGTAGTACCAATTGCTCAAGCCATCGGCGCAATAAAACACAAACACTACGTCGAATTCACAGCTCACCCTCACTGCGGCATGGCAACCTACCTTTTCATTGAAAACGGAGAAATAACGCCAATTACACGTTACGGAAACGTAGACAAATTCGTCAAAACAATGGAAAAAATCTACGAAGAAGCACAAAAAGGACACGAAACGAGAGCGAAAATGCGCCTAATCGCCGCCTTAAGACATGTGAAGCTCGGCATGTTAAGAAAATACCTTCTTCCAGTCTTGAAAAGCGGAAGCTACGAATCATTAGGCGAACTTCAAAGGAAAACCATACTGCTCTCTTCGATGCATTTCATGGATCCTTACAACTTTGACCTTGAAAGAGTGCAAAGCTGCTGTATTCACTACGCCGTGCCAGATGGACGTATAATCCCATTTTGCACAATGAACAGCATCCACCGACCAGAAATAGAAAAGCAGCTAGGCGTTCCATTGTCTC
- a CDS encoding TrmB family transcriptional regulator, which yields MSQAVGEIARKVLRELGLTGYESAVYLSLVERGVMTASEVSESASVPFSKVYEVLNSLERKGWLIVERGRPSRYFAKAPVEAFEAAKHEADEKMRSWEQAIVGELQPLYEKRELREKPDIWILRGETSVLAKLREMLDNARSQVMIAAPLFAHDLAEKAIPLLASFRLSDVKVSVMVVGEPKNWGLEGLTSIAEVRGRRDMFGGGVIVDGKEALLFLGEEDKLSLVVWSNHIGLVKFAKDSFQYLWDSSTKTQPT from the coding sequence TTGAGTCAAGCTGTTGGAGAAATAGCAAGGAAAGTTTTGCGTGAGTTAGGGTTAACGGGTTACGAGTCAGCAGTCTACTTGAGTCTTGTAGAGAGGGGAGTAATGACGGCAAGTGAGGTAAGCGAGAGTGCCAGCGTGCCTTTTTCGAAGGTTTATGAGGTTTTGAATAGTTTGGAGCGGAAGGGATGGCTAATTGTTGAACGAGGTAGACCGAGCAGGTATTTTGCAAAGGCGCCTGTAGAGGCATTTGAGGCAGCTAAGCATGAGGCTGATGAAAAGATGCGAAGTTGGGAGCAAGCCATAGTGGGAGAGCTGCAGCCTCTCTATGAGAAACGTGAGTTGCGAGAGAAGCCTGACATTTGGATTTTGCGAGGTGAGACTAGTGTGTTGGCGAAGCTGAGAGAGATGTTGGATAATGCTCGCAGTCAAGTGATGATAGCGGCGCCGTTGTTTGCTCACGATTTGGCTGAAAAAGCAATTCCGTTGTTGGCAAGTTTCAGGTTAAGCGATGTGAAAGTTTCAGTCATGGTTGTTGGTGAGCCAAAGAATTGGGGATTGGAAGGGCTGACGAGCATCGCAGAGGTGCGAGGACGCAGAGACATGTTTGGAGGCGGAGTAATTGTAGATGGAAAAGAAGCTTTGCTGTTTCTGGGTGAGGAGGACAAACTTAGCTTGGTTGTTTGGAGTAACCATATAGGTTTGGTGAAGTTCGCGAAAGATTCCTTCCAGTATTTATGGGACTCAAGCACTAAAACCCAACCAACGTAG